One region of Danio rerio strain Tuebingen ecotype United States chromosome 5, GRCz12tu, whole genome shotgun sequence genomic DNA includes:
- the layna gene encoding layilin isoform X2: MDLMKTCGCVLLLFSVSACASKLLGGQQICKRGTEKPCYKIAYFQDIRRKLNFEEASRACRSDGGDLLSIESKTEQKLIETFIHELKASDGDFWIGLRRDQGRGYEENGNCSSKYYWMDGSPATFRNWHFDEPSCGFEVCVVMYHQPSAPPGQGGAYMFQWNDDNCETKNNFICKYTKDKPPAHNPAENKTHEDIHPTRRYPSVTLKDDGIRTVVSGLPDNALNIAYIVLPTIPLLLLLVVATGVFCFKLFTKRKKEQTETPPKDPGYWAAGERCNSPSPDVYNVIRRQHESDLAGTRPDIKNTSFLGSSPDTPPGDYDNLTGRDTESGFVTLASTESGFVTNDMYDTLQGRGSGRYYRDQGWMDELYGF, from the exons ATGGATTTAATGAAGACATGTGGCTGCGTGCTGCTTTTATTCAGCGTCTCCGCGTGCGCGTCAAAGCTTCTAGGCG GCCAGCAAATATGCAAACGTGGCACTGAGAAGCCCTGCTATAAAATCGCCTACTTCCAGGACATTCGGCGTAAACTCAACTTTGAAGAGGCTAGTCGAGCCTGCAGAAGTGATGGTGGAGACCTTCTCAGTATCGAGTCTAAGACTGAGCAGAAACTGATAGAGACCTTCATCCATGAACTGAAGGCATCAGACGGAGACTTCTGGATTGGGCTGCGTAGGGATCAAGGGCGAGGCTATGAGGAGAATGGAAACTGTTCGTCTAAATACTACTGGATGGATGGAAGCCCAGCAACTTTCAG AAACTGGCACTTTGATGAGCCTTCGTGTGGGTTTGAGGTGTGTGTTGTGATGTATCATCAGCCTTCTGCTCCTCCGGGTCAGGGTGGCGCTTACATGTTTCAGTGGAATGACGACAACTGTGAAACTAAAAACAACTTCATCTGCAAGTACACCAAAG ATAAACCTCCTGCACACAATCctgctgaaaacaaaacacaTGAAG ATATTCATCCAACACGCAGATACCCCTCTGTAACATTGAAAGATGATGGCATAAGGACGGTTGTGTCTGGACTTCCAG ATAACGCTCTCAATATTGCATACATTGTACTGCCAACCATACCACTTCTGCTGCTGTTGGTTGTGGCGACTGGAGTTTTCTGCTTTAAGCTGTTCACAAAGAG gAAGAAAGAACAGACAGAGACTCCTCCAAAGGACCCAGGATACTGGGCCGCTGGAGAAAGATGCAACAGCCCAAGCCCGGACGTCTATAACGTCATCCGAAGGCAGCATGAATCGGATCTGGCCGGCACACGGCCCGACATCAAGAACACTTCCTTCCTGGGGTCTTCTCCAGACACTCCACCTGGAGATTATGACAACCTGACAGGCAGAGACACAGAGAGTGGTTTTGTGACACTGGCCAGCACTGAGAGCGGCTTTGTGACCAATGATATGTACGACACGCTGCAAGGCCGAGGAAGCGGGAGATACTACAGAGACCAGGGCTGGATGGATGAATTATATGGCTTCTGA
- the layna gene encoding layilin isoform X3, whose translation MDGSPATFRNWHFDEPSCGFEVCVVMYHQPSAPPGQGGAYMFQWNDDNCETKNNFICKYTKDKPPAHNPAENKTHEDIHPTRRYPSVTLKDDGIRTVVSGLPDNALNIAYIVLPTIPLLLLLVVATGVFCFKLFTKRKKEQTETPPKDPGYWAAGERCNSPSPDVYNVIRRQHESDLAGTRPDIKNTSFLGSSPDTPPGDYDNLTGRDTESGFVTLASTESGFVTNDMYDTLQGRGSGRYYRDQGWMDELYGF comes from the exons ATGGATGGAAGCCCAGCAACTTTCAG AAACTGGCACTTTGATGAGCCTTCGTGTGGGTTTGAGGTGTGTGTTGTGATGTATCATCAGCCTTCTGCTCCTCCGGGTCAGGGTGGCGCTTACATGTTTCAGTGGAATGACGACAACTGTGAAACTAAAAACAACTTCATCTGCAAGTACACCAAAG ATAAACCTCCTGCACACAATCctgctgaaaacaaaacacaTGAAG ATATTCATCCAACACGCAGATACCCCTCTGTAACATTGAAAGATGATGGCATAAGGACGGTTGTGTCTGGACTTCCAG ATAACGCTCTCAATATTGCATACATTGTACTGCCAACCATACCACTTCTGCTGCTGTTGGTTGTGGCGACTGGAGTTTTCTGCTTTAAGCTGTTCACAAAGAG gAAGAAAGAACAGACAGAGACTCCTCCAAAGGACCCAGGATACTGGGCCGCTGGAGAAAGATGCAACAGCCCAAGCCCGGACGTCTATAACGTCATCCGAAGGCAGCATGAATCGGATCTGGCCGGCACACGGCCCGACATCAAGAACACTTCCTTCCTGGGGTCTTCTCCAGACACTCCACCTGGAGATTATGACAACCTGACAGGCAGAGACACAGAGAGTGGTTTTGTGACACTGGCCAGCACTGAGAGCGGCTTTGTGACCAATGATATGTACGACACGCTGCAAGGCCGAGGAAGCGGGAGATACTACAGAGACCAGGGCTGGATGGATGAATTATATGGCTTCTGA
- the layna gene encoding layilin isoform X1, whose amino-acid sequence MDLMKTCGCVLLLFSVSACASKLLGDIYEPRGQQICKRGTEKPCYKIAYFQDIRRKLNFEEASRACRSDGGDLLSIESKTEQKLIETFIHELKASDGDFWIGLRRDQGRGYEENGNCSSKYYWMDGSPATFRNWHFDEPSCGFEVCVVMYHQPSAPPGQGGAYMFQWNDDNCETKNNFICKYTKDKPPAHNPAENKTHEDIHPTRRYPSVTLKDDGIRTVVSGLPDNALNIAYIVLPTIPLLLLLVVATGVFCFKLFTKRKKEQTETPPKDPGYWAAGERCNSPSPDVYNVIRRQHESDLAGTRPDIKNTSFLGSSPDTPPGDYDNLTGRDTESGFVTLASTESGFVTNDMYDTLQGRGSGRYYRDQGWMDELYGF is encoded by the exons ATGGATTTAATGAAGACATGTGGCTGCGTGCTGCTTTTATTCAGCGTCTCCGCGTGCGCGTCAAAGCTTCTAGGCG ACATTTATGAGCCCAGAG GCCAGCAAATATGCAAACGTGGCACTGAGAAGCCCTGCTATAAAATCGCCTACTTCCAGGACATTCGGCGTAAACTCAACTTTGAAGAGGCTAGTCGAGCCTGCAGAAGTGATGGTGGAGACCTTCTCAGTATCGAGTCTAAGACTGAGCAGAAACTGATAGAGACCTTCATCCATGAACTGAAGGCATCAGACGGAGACTTCTGGATTGGGCTGCGTAGGGATCAAGGGCGAGGCTATGAGGAGAATGGAAACTGTTCGTCTAAATACTACTGGATGGATGGAAGCCCAGCAACTTTCAG AAACTGGCACTTTGATGAGCCTTCGTGTGGGTTTGAGGTGTGTGTTGTGATGTATCATCAGCCTTCTGCTCCTCCGGGTCAGGGTGGCGCTTACATGTTTCAGTGGAATGACGACAACTGTGAAACTAAAAACAACTTCATCTGCAAGTACACCAAAG ATAAACCTCCTGCACACAATCctgctgaaaacaaaacacaTGAAG ATATTCATCCAACACGCAGATACCCCTCTGTAACATTGAAAGATGATGGCATAAGGACGGTTGTGTCTGGACTTCCAG ATAACGCTCTCAATATTGCATACATTGTACTGCCAACCATACCACTTCTGCTGCTGTTGGTTGTGGCGACTGGAGTTTTCTGCTTTAAGCTGTTCACAAAGAG gAAGAAAGAACAGACAGAGACTCCTCCAAAGGACCCAGGATACTGGGCCGCTGGAGAAAGATGCAACAGCCCAAGCCCGGACGTCTATAACGTCATCCGAAGGCAGCATGAATCGGATCTGGCCGGCACACGGCCCGACATCAAGAACACTTCCTTCCTGGGGTCTTCTCCAGACACTCCACCTGGAGATTATGACAACCTGACAGGCAGAGACACAGAGAGTGGTTTTGTGACACTGGCCAGCACTGAGAGCGGCTTTGTGACCAATGATATGTACGACACGCTGCAAGGCCGAGGAAGCGGGAGATACTACAGAGACCAGGGCTGGATGGATGAATTATATGGCTTCTGA